The proteins below are encoded in one region of Aquisphaera giovannonii:
- a CDS encoding M56 family metallopeptidase — protein sequence MQATANEAILGLSGRLIWLSLLHATWLGLLAAAAVATAFQAWPGLSHRARHDASLVALVVVVLGAPTIGIAQHAAGLSRGGEADDAAVSAVVALRAAEQDRTRRPGPEVARNAETPSLPSSLEAASALLRRAAAVMSRAQPVVVTAWSLGVLGMASVLAMAMRAARRLRRSSTAAGARVQARATRLCRLLRVGRAPEIRVHATLAEPCLCGAIRPVILLPGRWLAEAGPQSVDAVLAHELAHARRADHLVNLLQRLIETWLFFHPAVHWLSRSLRRHREFCADALAVRLTGDALALARALESVALRRPVRPTRLRPGASLGGDFSSLYPRIQELLGMMPARPPRRLWPLVAFPSAAALAVLSVSVGAAQDASPPARPSPQPATAASLPAGRGPSPAAPLAIGGVQICYEVRVYDVDADTWRACDTSPLKSAGEGRGSQGWVVDSQGLVGILKPLVGDTWVQTLQYPKVTAFEGSTATFRSGLRGAEKLDLTGAATSGGIRLSVQLLSPLRTQDGIDGRLIGDPSRSASPPVEVRGNKPADPGRSEIASDTIQAPEESKAQYQGKATVPAGSSFLVCLGDFTREIRGAKVASKRLVLVTPQRIEMQPGMEIGWPPRP from the coding sequence GTGCAGGCGACCGCGAACGAAGCGATCCTCGGGCTGAGCGGCCGGCTGATCTGGCTCTCCCTGCTCCACGCGACCTGGCTCGGCCTGCTCGCCGCCGCGGCCGTCGCGACCGCGTTCCAGGCGTGGCCGGGGCTCTCGCACAGGGCCCGTCACGACGCCAGCCTCGTCGCCCTGGTCGTCGTGGTCCTCGGTGCACCAACCATCGGGATCGCGCAGCATGCCGCGGGTCTCTCGCGGGGCGGCGAGGCGGACGATGCCGCCGTGTCGGCCGTCGTCGCCCTGAGAGCGGCCGAGCAGGATCGGACACGGCGGCCCGGGCCGGAGGTTGCGAGGAACGCAGAGACACCGTCACTCCCCTCCTCCCTGGAGGCAGCGTCTGCCTTGCTCCGTCGAGCGGCCGCCGTGATGAGCAGAGCCCAGCCCGTCGTGGTGACCGCGTGGTCCCTCGGCGTCCTGGGAATGGCATCCGTCCTGGCGATGGCAATGAGGGCGGCGAGGCGACTGCGACGATCCTCGACAGCGGCGGGGGCCCGCGTTCAGGCGCGGGCGACGAGGCTTTGCCGCCTACTCCGGGTCGGCCGCGCCCCGGAGATCCGCGTCCACGCCACGCTGGCCGAGCCGTGCCTGTGCGGCGCGATCCGGCCCGTCATCCTGCTCCCCGGGCGTTGGCTCGCGGAGGCGGGCCCCCAGTCCGTCGACGCGGTGCTCGCCCATGAGCTGGCCCACGCCCGCCGGGCGGACCACCTCGTCAACCTGCTTCAACGCCTCATCGAGACGTGGCTCTTCTTCCATCCGGCCGTGCACTGGCTGTCGCGATCCCTCCGTCGCCATCGCGAATTCTGCGCTGATGCGCTTGCTGTTCGATTGACGGGCGATGCCCTGGCGCTCGCCCGGGCCCTGGAGTCCGTCGCGCTCCGTCGTCCCGTTCGCCCCACTCGGCTCCGGCCCGGCGCGTCGCTGGGCGGCGACTTCTCGTCCCTGTACCCGCGTATTCAGGAGTTGCTCGGCATGATGCCCGCTCGACCTCCTCGACGGTTGTGGCCGCTCGTGGCCTTCCCTTCGGCCGCCGCGCTGGCTGTCCTCAGCGTCTCGGTCGGCGCCGCGCAGGACGCCTCACCACCCGCCAGGCCCTCTCCGCAGCCCGCAACAGCCGCCTCCCTACCCGCCGGCCGCGGGCCTTCACCGGCCGCTCCTCTCGCGATTGGCGGCGTGCAGATATGCTACGAAGTCCGCGTCTACGATGTCGATGCAGACACCTGGCGGGCTTGCGACACGAGCCCCCTGAAGTCGGCCGGCGAGGGACGCGGTTCTCAGGGTTGGGTGGTCGATAGCCAGGGGCTCGTCGGCATCCTCAAGCCTCTCGTCGGCGACACATGGGTTCAGACCCTCCAGTATCCGAAGGTGACCGCATTCGAAGGCTCGACCGCCACATTCCGGTCCGGACTCCGAGGAGCGGAGAAGCTCGACCTGACCGGCGCCGCGACCTCCGGCGGGATCCGGCTCTCGGTACAACTCCTCAGTCCGCTGCGAACTCAGGACGGAATCGATGGCCGACTCATTGGGGACCCGTCCCGATCCGCCTCGCCTCCCGTCGAGGTTCGAGGCAACAAGCCAGCCGACCCGGGTCGGAGCGAGATTGCCTCCGACACCATTCAGGCGCCCGAAGAAAGCAAGGCCCAATACCAGGGAAAGGCGACCGTCCCCGCCGGGTCCAGCTTCCTCGTCTGCCTCGGCGACTTCACGCGAGAGATCCGCGGTGCGAAGGTGGCGAGCAAACGACTGGTCCTCGTCACACCGCAACGCATCGAGATGCAGCCGGGGATGGAGATCGGCTGGCCGCCTCGGCCGTGA